One Actinomycetota bacterium DNA window includes the following coding sequences:
- a CDS encoding electron transfer flavoprotein subunit beta/FixA family protein, protein MSLNIIVCAKQVPDPEGPPSSFEIDGVERRVIPRGIPPVINPFDENALEAAIRIKESVGAFITLLSLGRSLSRAVILKAVAAGADASLLVEGDPFDPAVLDASSTASLLAAAVQRIGAYDLILCGRQAADTNAGLVGLGLAGILEIPAITLAQKVEVGDGRVRVERVLPDGFEVVEAPMPVLVTVSGELGDLRYPSLQAIKAAKALPQTVLGPDDLGIDPLSLRRLETVALEAPVRERKCRLVEADTPEEAGRKLVSVLREDKVI, encoded by the coding sequence ATGAGCCTCAACATCATCGTCTGTGCAAAGCAGGTCCCGGATCCGGAAGGGCCGCCTTCCTCATTCGAGATAGATGGGGTGGAGCGCCGGGTGATACCCAGGGGGATACCCCCGGTGATCAACCCCTTCGACGAGAACGCCCTGGAGGCGGCGATCCGCATCAAGGAAAGCGTGGGCGCGTTCATCACCCTTCTCTCTCTGGGGAGATCGCTCTCTCGGGCGGTGATCCTCAAGGCGGTGGCGGCGGGGGCGGACGCCTCCCTGCTGGTGGAGGGCGACCCCTTCGACCCCGCCGTCCTGGACGCGTCCTCCACCGCCTCCCTGCTGGCGGCGGCGGTGCAAAGGATCGGGGCGTATGACCTGATCCTCTGCGGCAGGCAGGCGGCGGACACCAACGCGGGCCTGGTGGGGCTGGGTCTGGCGGGTATCCTTGAGATACCGGCCATCACCCTGGCCCAGAAGGTGGAGGTCGGGGACGGCAGGGTGAGGGTTGAACGGGTCCTCCCCGACGGGTTCGAGGTGGTGGAGGCCCCGATGCCCGTTCTGGTAACGGTATCCGGGGAGCTCGGCGACCTGCGCTATCCGAGCCTGCAGGCGATAAAGGCCGCGAAGGCCCTGCCGCAGACGGTCCTGGGACCGGATGACCTGGGCATCGATCCCCTCTCGCTCCGCCGTCTCGAGACCGTGGCTCTCGAGGCTCCAGTGCGCGAGAGAAAGTGCCGGCTGGTGGAGGCGGACACTCCCGAGGAGGCGGGCCGAAAGCTGGTCTCGGTATTGCGTGAGGACAAGGTGATATGA
- a CDS encoding electron transfer flavoprotein subunit alpha/FixB family protein, producing the protein MERSGNILVLAEMVENGKAASISIELLGLGRTLADCLGTGLSAVIMGDEASEAGGELARHGAEEVLCLHHPRLKAYHPELYQQAMLGMLRSSPPRVLLAGHTALGQDLLPRLAFSLSCGLVTDCVGARVEGGEVLFTRPVYGGNALATQRVTTAMAMATVRARVGEAPPPSEKAGEVRTLGVDLPDPVRLEVTGRETLEYRECPLEEAPVVVSGGRGMGGEEGFSQLRELASLLGGAVGASRPPVDAGWAPTTCQVGITGKVVAPDLYIAVAISGSTQHLSGMSEAGKIVAINKDPDAYIFKVSDYGVVGDWKQVLPSFTAALREMLKE; encoded by the coding sequence TTGGAGCGATCGGGAAACATCCTGGTTCTCGCGGAGATGGTCGAAAACGGAAAGGCGGCTTCCATCTCCATCGAGCTGCTGGGGCTGGGGCGCACGCTGGCGGACTGCCTAGGAACCGGATTGAGCGCGGTGATCATGGGCGATGAGGCGAGCGAGGCGGGCGGGGAATTGGCCCGCCACGGAGCCGAAGAGGTGCTCTGTCTCCACCACCCCCGCCTAAAGGCCTACCACCCGGAGCTCTACCAGCAGGCGATGCTGGGCATGTTACGGTCCTCGCCGCCCCGCGTCCTCCTGGCAGGGCACACCGCGCTGGGACAGGATCTCCTTCCCCGTCTCGCCTTTTCCCTCTCCTGCGGCCTGGTGACCGATTGCGTGGGAGCGAGGGTCGAGGGAGGCGAGGTGCTCTTCACCCGTCCCGTCTACGGCGGCAACGCCCTAGCCACCCAAAGGGTGACCACGGCCATGGCCATGGCCACGGTGAGGGCCCGGGTAGGGGAAGCGCCGCCGCCCTCCGAGAAAGCCGGAGAGGTAAGGACCCTGGGTGTCGACCTCCCGGACCCCGTACGTCTGGAGGTGACGGGCCGGGAGACCCTGGAATACAGGGAATGTCCCCTGGAGGAGGCCCCGGTGGTGGTCTCGGGAGGCAGAGGCATGGGAGGAGAGGAGGGTTTCTCGCAGTTGAGGGAGCTGGCATCTCTCCTCGGGGGGGCGGTAGGGGCATCGCGCCCTCCCGTGGACGCGGGGTGGGCGCCCACCACCTGCCAGGTGGGGATAACCGGAAAGGTGGTGGCCCCCGACCTCTATATCGCCGTGGCCATCTCCGGATCGACCCAACACCTCTCGGGCATGAGCGAGGCGGGCAAGATCGTGGCCATCAACAAGGACCCCGATGCCTACATATTCAAGGTCTCGGATTACGGCGTGGTGGGGGACTGGAAGCAGGTCCTGCCCTCCTTCACCGCCGCCCTCAGGGAGATGCTGAAGGAATAG